Proteins from a genomic interval of Plasmodium reichenowi strain SY57 chromosome 11, whole genome shotgun sequence:
- a CDS encoding transcription factor with AP2 domain(s), putative, with protein sequence MNLFYNLINSIKRENEKKKFYIQFCKKRFHISTICQHRKKSICLNSIQNNSSVNNNICIVKSEKQEIDKKNSDFIQYVFKWGIGNKFRSDPENRYHPVHLRRSKEVTIRKDYFDNVNENIRYEELNEQWEVYWFENNKLNAKPFPVKKFGINDAKREAIKFYESLKVQQRIMPKPKYESGVEGVHYDIITNCWVAFYRSNNFPVCRSFSAEYHGFETAKQMAIERVEKHKK encoded by the exons atgaatttattttataacCTAATTAACTCAataaaaagagaaaatgaaaagaagAAATTTTACATCcaattttgtaaaaaacGATTTCATATAAGCACAATATGTCAACATAGGAAAAAATCAATATGTTTAAATTcaatacaaaataattcaagtgtaaataataatatatgtattgtAAAAAGTGAAAAACAAGaaatagataaaaaaaattctgATTTTATTCaatatgtttttaaatGGGGAATAGGAAATAAATTTCGTTCCGATCCAGAAAACAG ATATCATCCAGTACATTTAAGACGCTCCAAAGAAGTAACTATAAGAAAAGACTACTTTGATAATGTTAATGAAAACATAAGGTATGAAGAATTAAATGAACAATGGGAAGTATATTGgtttgaaaataataaactAAATGCAAAACCCTTTCCTGTTAAAAAGTTTGGAATAAATGATGCAAAAAGGGAAGCAATCAAATTTTATGAATCCTTAAag GTACAACAACGTATAATGCCAAAACCTAAATACGAATCTGGCGTTGAAG GTGTTCACTATGATATTATTACCAACTGTTGGGTTGCCTTTTATCGTTCAAACAACTTCCCTGTTTGCAGATCTTTCTCAGCTGAATATCATGGATTTGAAACTGCTAAACAGATGGCCATAGAAAGAGTTGAAAAACAcaaaaagtaa
- a CDS encoding peptidyl-prolyl cis-trans isomerase, with protein sequence MNKLVSIILVIFFLFHNYALCSEEHEITHKTYFDITIDDKPLGRIVFGLYGKIAPKTVENFVSICKGTVVDGKMLHYTNSIFHRIIPNFMAQGGDITNFNGTGGLSIYGKKFEDENFKVNHSKRGLLSMANAGKNTNGSQFFILFIPTPWLDGRHVVFGEVVEGLDKLVHIEAVGTDSGEPLKRVLVKESGELPL encoded by the exons atgaataaatta GTGTCAATCATTTTAGttatattctttttgttCCATAATTATGCTTTATGCTCCGAGGAACATGAAATTACTCACAAA aCCTATTTTGATATAACTATCGATGACAAGCCACTTGGAAGAATCGTATTTGGTTTATATGGAAAGATAGCCCCCAAGACAGTAGAAAATTTTGTAAGTATATGTAAAGGGACAGTTGTAGATGGAAAAATGTTACACTATACGAATTCTATTTTTCATCGTATAATACCCAATTTTATGGCTCAAGGAGGAGACATAACTAATTTTAATGGAACTGGTGGTTTAAGTATTtatggaaaaaaatttgaagatgaaaattttaaagTAAATCATAGTAAAAGAGGATTATTATCAATGGCTAATGCAGGAAAAAATACCAATGGAAGTCaattctttatattatttattccTACTCCATGGCTTGATGGAAGACATGTAGTTTTTGGTGAAGTAGTTGAAGGGTTAGATAAATTAGTACATATTGAAGCTGTAGGAACAGATTCTGGTGAACCATTAAAGAGAGTATTGGTTAAAGAATCAGGAGAATTACCATtgtaa